From Streptosporangium album, the proteins below share one genomic window:
- a CDS encoding DUF4184 family protein, translated as MPFTPSHVAAVLPLVSSARMRRLLDPWALALGAMVPDLPIFLPFLPDYTFWHSTRGVFTIAPFAVVILLTAFHGLLRDPLTTLLPPSLAGRVASLAPGRYGVRHLPAVVAGGIVGACTHKLWDSFTHHYSQGIWGWEWLAAPAVGPLPMFRLLQYLSTVAGLAVVAWWAWRGLSRMEPVAAPERLTLPAGVRRGVILSTLAATALGAVIWPIAFPATGWAQTITRVGAGVVAGCCALLLLYALMWQLRRVMAVFEGV; from the coding sequence GTGCCGTTCACTCCCAGCCACGTCGCCGCGGTGCTACCGCTGGTCTCCTCGGCGCGGATGCGGCGGCTGCTGGACCCCTGGGCACTGGCTCTGGGCGCGATGGTGCCCGACCTGCCGATCTTCCTGCCCTTTCTGCCGGACTACACGTTCTGGCACTCCACCCGGGGCGTCTTCACGATCGCCCCGTTCGCCGTCGTCATCCTGCTCACCGCCTTCCACGGCCTGCTCCGCGACCCGCTGACCACGCTGCTCCCTCCCAGCCTGGCGGGCAGGGTCGCCTCGCTGGCTCCCGGGCGGTACGGCGTGCGGCACCTGCCCGCCGTGGTCGCGGGCGGCATCGTCGGCGCCTGCACCCACAAGCTGTGGGACTCCTTCACCCACCACTACAGCCAGGGCATCTGGGGCTGGGAGTGGCTGGCCGCCCCGGCGGTCGGCCCGCTCCCGATGTTCCGCCTGCTGCAGTACCTGTCCACGGTGGCCGGCCTGGCCGTCGTCGCCTGGTGGGCCTGGCGCGGGCTGTCGCGGATGGAGCCGGTGGCGGCGCCGGAGCGGCTCACGCTCCCCGCCGGGGTACGGCGTGGGGTGATCCTGTCGACCCTGGCCGCCACCGCACTGGGCGCGGTGATCTGGCCGATCGCCTTCCCGGCCACCGGCTGGGCCCAGACGATCACCAGGGTGGGCGCCGGAGTGGTGGCGGGCTGCTGCGCCCTGCTGCTCCTCTATGCGCTGATGTGGCAGCTCAGGCGGGTCATGGCAGTATTCGAAGGTGTTTAA
- a CDS encoding substrate-binding domain-containing protein: MTRWLQDIETEEGIVGGRHRTDELDDGYTSYQEAPRRRRNGPGKVLVPLAGSVALAVLLGVAAFVIINRDRGCAGDEVALRVTASPDIQPAVSQIADRFNKARHDTGGGCATVTVTKGVPATVASGLAGGKAAAMDMWIPDSTLWVTNLRTKNPEVPAPGASVAQSPIVMVASGSVVPNLRKSFGAASWDGMINAANVANVEGPGRKVRVLALDPSFNAAGLGALLAAAGVATSSGVGQEQLVGALKTLSGSAVRDQDALLASLGVKGSRAPLGVASEQGVWAFNTVKKPEVPAVPLYPAEGTLNLDYPVVITAKTAAARKAAEAFQQEFATGAAQKTLHDQGFRTPDGKGGKAVSDAGGFQAKAPRALKMPDAKTVAGMSQSWSRLNLGTRLLALLDVSGTMALPVPGTGSDRMRVISKIAVEGMRLFPAKSEIGVWEYSTHLTADGQDFRKTVPVGPLTENIGGVLRKDLLVQKFSAIQAKPTGDTGLNDTLKAAYGQMTKEYQGDKINTVLILTDGAGNDDPDGGVSNEEMLRYLKKTYNPEKPVSILLIAFGPEAAKGKKQMDALAKATGGEAFIATDILQVRKFFLKGMERRLCAPNC; this comes from the coding sequence GTGACCCGCTGGCTTCAGGACATCGAGACCGAAGAGGGCATCGTGGGCGGACGTCACCGGACGGATGAACTCGACGACGGCTACACCTCCTATCAGGAGGCGCCTCGGCGACGCCGCAACGGACCGGGCAAGGTGCTCGTCCCGCTGGCCGGATCCGTCGCCCTCGCGGTGCTGCTCGGTGTCGCCGCCTTTGTGATCATCAACCGGGACCGGGGATGCGCCGGGGACGAGGTCGCCCTCCGGGTCACCGCCTCTCCCGACATCCAGCCCGCCGTGTCGCAGATCGCCGATCGCTTCAACAAGGCCCGCCACGACACCGGCGGAGGGTGTGCCACCGTCACCGTGACCAAGGGCGTGCCGGCGACCGTGGCCTCCGGGCTGGCCGGCGGCAAGGCCGCCGCGATGGACATGTGGATCCCCGACTCGACGCTGTGGGTGACCAACCTGCGGACCAAGAACCCCGAGGTGCCCGCGCCCGGCGCGTCCGTGGCCCAGTCCCCCATCGTCATGGTGGCCTCCGGCTCGGTGGTCCCGAACCTGAGGAAGAGCTTCGGCGCGGCCAGTTGGGACGGCATGATCAATGCCGCGAACGTGGCGAACGTCGAGGGGCCGGGCCGCAAGGTGCGCGTGCTCGCGCTGGACCCCTCCTTCAACGCCGCGGGGCTCGGCGCCCTCCTGGCCGCTGCCGGGGTGGCCACGTCCTCGGGCGTCGGCCAGGAGCAACTGGTCGGCGCGCTCAAGACGCTGTCCGGATCGGCGGTCCGCGACCAGGACGCGCTGCTGGCCAGCCTCGGCGTCAAGGGCAGCCGCGCCCCGCTCGGCGTCGCCTCGGAGCAGGGCGTCTGGGCGTTCAACACCGTCAAGAAGCCGGAGGTGCCGGCCGTACCGCTCTATCCGGCCGAAGGCACCCTCAACCTCGACTATCCGGTGGTGATCACCGCCAAGACCGCCGCGGCCCGCAAGGCCGCCGAGGCGTTCCAGCAGGAGTTCGCCACCGGCGCCGCGCAGAAGACACTCCACGACCAGGGCTTCCGTACTCCGGACGGCAAGGGCGGCAAGGCGGTCTCCGACGCCGGGGGCTTCCAGGCCAAGGCCCCCCGGGCGCTGAAGATGCCCGACGCCAAGACCGTCGCGGGGATGTCGCAGTCCTGGTCCCGGCTCAACCTCGGCACCCGGCTGCTGGCGCTGCTGGACGTCTCCGGCACGATGGCCCTGCCGGTCCCCGGCACCGGCTCGGACCGGATGCGGGTGATCTCCAAGATCGCCGTCGAGGGCATGCGGCTGTTCCCGGCCAAGAGCGAGATCGGCGTGTGGGAGTACTCCACGCACCTCACCGCCGACGGGCAGGATTTCCGCAAGACCGTCCCCGTCGGCCCGCTGACCGAGAACATCGGCGGCGTGCTCCGCAAGGATCTGCTGGTCCAGAAGTTCTCCGCCATCCAGGCCAAGCCCACCGGCGACACCGGCCTGAACGACACTCTCAAGGCGGCCTACGGGCAGATGACCAAGGAGTATCAGGGCGACAAGATCAACACGGTCCTGATCCTCACCGACGGGGCCGGCAACGACGACCCGGACGGCGGCGTCTCCAATGAGGAGATGCTCCGGTATCTGAAGAAGACCTACAACCCGGAGAAGCCGGTCAGCATCCTGCTCATCGCCTTCGGCCCCGAGGCCGCGAAGGGCAAGAAGCAGATGGACGCGCTGGCCAAGGCGACGGGCGGTGAGGCGTTCATCGCCACCGACATCCTTCAGGTCCGCAAATTCTTCCTGAAGGGCATGGAGCGCCGCCTCTGCGCTCCCAACTGCTGA
- a CDS encoding RNA polymerase sigma factor, whose product MPGWPAVGRTDDQQLVEALRRADATAPASLYDSYAERLSDYAHSLLGDRERAAEAVHAALVTAHGCIERLREPGRLRPWLYALTRSRCAVRTRGSQGSRSTAAAPAYDDHDTPEERELAALVHEALAELSGQEREALELSLRHDLSTAEAGAVLGLSSRQATTRLGHAREHLENSAAAVILAKVGRAHCPDLSAMVDSWEGPLTTILRRRLSSHISRCEVCLERRERHVSAGRLLDMVPVAFPPLSLRRRVIETCVNPDLAAARASIVEAGDRFDRTGFPAPAERRGKGRRSISPAQRRRPSRRTAPVVAAVACVLAAAGAVAVIAGQNASDGRVTRAEAAPDRVPALITLEPEQESPPPDPAPSPTATPAGERSEEDRKASLPVPTPRPARSVPARRPVPDRPRTTRTPAPPPSAGRLAVTCPADIGEGAGTIQLSARNAAVSWSATTSGGLNVHPQRGQLKAGAKSVIWVTAADPGESGSGRVAFKSAGGNSNCAISWETAEQEVPDPPEDPPPTPTPTSAPSTAPSAEPETT is encoded by the coding sequence GTGCCCGGATGGCCGGCCGTCGGCCGAACCGACGACCAACAACTTGTGGAGGCGCTCCGGCGTGCCGACGCCACGGCGCCCGCGAGCCTCTACGACTCCTATGCCGAACGTCTCAGCGACTACGCCCATTCGCTGCTGGGGGACCGGGAGCGCGCGGCCGAGGCCGTGCACGCCGCCCTGGTCACCGCACACGGCTGTATCGAGCGGCTGCGCGAGCCGGGCCGGCTGCGCCCCTGGCTGTACGCGCTCACCCGGTCCCGGTGCGCGGTCAGGACACGGGGGTCGCAGGGCTCGCGGAGTACGGCGGCCGCCCCGGCGTACGACGACCACGACACCCCGGAGGAGCGTGAACTGGCCGCGCTGGTGCACGAGGCACTGGCCGAGCTGAGCGGGCAGGAGCGCGAGGCGCTGGAACTGTCACTCCGGCACGACCTCAGCACCGCTGAGGCGGGAGCGGTGCTCGGGCTGTCCTCGCGCCAGGCCACGACGCGGCTCGGCCATGCCCGTGAGCACCTGGAGAACTCGGCCGCCGCCGTGATCCTGGCCAAGGTCGGCCGGGCGCACTGCCCGGACCTGTCGGCGATGGTCGACTCGTGGGAGGGCCCGCTCACCACGATCCTGCGCAGGCGGCTCTCCAGCCACATCAGCCGCTGTGAGGTCTGCCTCGAACGGCGGGAGCGTCATGTTTCGGCCGGACGGCTGCTCGACATGGTGCCCGTGGCCTTCCCCCCGCTCTCCCTGCGCCGCCGGGTCATCGAGACCTGCGTGAACCCCGACCTCGCGGCGGCGCGCGCCTCCATCGTCGAGGCGGGTGACCGTTTCGACCGGACCGGCTTCCCCGCCCCGGCCGAACGTCGCGGGAAGGGACGGCGGTCGATCTCGCCGGCACAGCGCCGCAGGCCCTCCCGGCGGACGGCCCCCGTGGTCGCGGCCGTCGCGTGCGTGCTGGCGGCCGCCGGAGCCGTGGCCGTGATCGCCGGGCAGAACGCGAGCGACGGGCGGGTGACACGGGCCGAGGCCGCCCCGGACCGGGTGCCCGCGCTGATCACCCTGGAGCCCGAGCAGGAGTCCCCGCCACCGGATCCGGCCCCCTCTCCGACGGCCACCCCCGCCGGCGAGAGAAGCGAGGAGGACAGGAAGGCCTCCCTTCCCGTTCCAACACCCCGCCCGGCCCGGTCGGTGCCGGCCCGGCGGCCGGTTCCCGACCGGCCGCGCACCACCCGCACCCCGGCCCCTCCGCCCTCGGCCGGACGGCTGGCCGTCACATGCCCCGCCGACATCGGAGAGGGGGCGGGCACGATCCAGCTCTCCGCGCGCAACGCCGCGGTCTCCTGGTCGGCGACCACCTCGGGCGGGCTGAACGTCCACCCTCAGCGCGGGCAGCTCAAGGCCGGAGCCAAGAGCGTGATATGGGTCACCGCCGCCGACCCCGGAGAGAGCGGCAGCGGGCGGGTCGCCTTCAAGTCCGCCGGAGGCAACTCCAACTGCGCGATCTCCTGGGAGACCGCCGAGCAGGAGGTCCCGGACCCGCCGGAGGACCCGCCACCGACGCCGACGCCCACGTCTGCGCCCTCCACCGCGCCCAGCGCGGAGCCGGAGACGACATGA
- a CDS encoding GNAT family N-acetyltransferase, which yields MRPRDLGESEVFRWREIQRTSASLDNPFLSVDFTLAMGRLRDYVRVAVIEDGGEIVGFFPYERHGFGIGKPLGGFLTTCHGLISVPELKIDPRDLLRACKLSAIDFDHLVAGQPTFAPYETDVRPAPVMDLSGGFDAYIEQVRAASAKNYKTVRYKERKLGREQGEIRFAWDSPDVGALRTLLGWKSDQYQRTGRVDRFAQPWIVRLVEEMHSQRSDDFAGVLTMVYAGDTPVAGHFGLRTAHTLVGWFPAYDSAFARYSPGIMHHLHMAEHAANAGLHQVDMGKGGREYKEWLKTGALMVAEARISRPSPMAAAQWLGRVPVNRLRTVVVDNPTLFRAADRVLKGYGRARSALRPRSAAQQSPKAQ from the coding sequence GTGCGCCCGCGAGATCTCGGCGAGTCCGAGGTGTTCCGATGGCGTGAGATCCAGAGAACATCGGCCAGCCTCGACAACCCCTTCCTCTCCGTGGACTTCACCTTGGCCATGGGGAGGCTGCGTGACTACGTCAGGGTCGCGGTGATCGAGGACGGCGGCGAGATCGTGGGGTTCTTCCCCTACGAGCGGCACGGCTTCGGCATCGGCAAGCCCCTGGGTGGCTTCCTCACCACCTGCCACGGGCTGATCTCGGTGCCCGAACTGAAGATCGACCCGCGTGACCTGCTCCGGGCCTGCAAGCTGTCGGCCATCGACTTCGACCACCTGGTCGCTGGTCAGCCCACGTTCGCACCGTATGAGACGGATGTCCGACCGGCACCCGTCATGGACCTCAGCGGCGGCTTCGACGCCTACATCGAGCAGGTGCGCGCCGCCTCGGCGAAGAACTACAAGACCGTCCGCTACAAGGAGCGCAAGCTCGGCCGGGAACAGGGCGAGATCCGCTTCGCGTGGGACTCGCCGGACGTCGGGGCGCTGCGCACGCTTCTGGGCTGGAAGTCCGACCAGTACCAGCGGACCGGGCGGGTCGACCGCTTCGCCCAGCCGTGGATCGTGCGGCTCGTCGAGGAGATGCACTCCCAGCGGTCCGACGACTTCGCCGGCGTACTCACCATGGTCTACGCCGGAGACACTCCCGTCGCCGGACACTTCGGTCTCCGTACGGCACACACCCTGGTGGGATGGTTCCCCGCCTACGACTCGGCCTTCGCGCGCTACTCCCCCGGGATCATGCACCACCTGCACATGGCCGAACACGCCGCGAACGCGGGGCTGCACCAGGTGGATATGGGCAAGGGTGGCCGGGAATACAAGGAATGGCTTAAAACCGGCGCCCTGATGGTCGCCGAGGCCCGCATCTCACGTCCGTCTCCGATGGCCGCCGCCCAATGGCTGGGCAGGGTCCCCGTCAACAGACTCCGCACCGTCGTAGTGGACAACCCCACCCTTTTCCGGGCCGCGGATCGGGTTCTCAAGGGCTACGGCAGGGCGAGATCCGCTCTCCGACCGCGTTCGGCCGCACAGCAATCGCCCAAGGCGCAGTAA
- a CDS encoding glycosyltransferase family 2 protein produces the protein MNPETVRQNGKQLGMLRSMPPIERFTPLTPHMAISPTVSVVVPAMNEAENLPHVFATLPQWIDEIVLVDGNSVDDTVAVAKRLRPNVRIVTQRGKGKGDALSAGFAACTGDIIVMIDADGSTDGREIIQFVGALVTGADFVKGSRYAAGGGSDDLTFSRRAGNKVLTTLVNMIYGTRYSDLCYGYNAFWSRHLEALDLDCEGFEVETLMNIRAAKAGLRVHEVPSHERCRIHGESNLHVVRDGLRVLRTIIREWHQQPAAPAPEPAATPAADQGAA, from the coding sequence ATGAATCCCGAGACCGTCAGGCAGAACGGTAAGCAGCTCGGCATGTTGCGCTCCATGCCGCCAATCGAGCGATTCACACCGCTCACCCCTCACATGGCCATTTCCCCGACCGTCAGCGTCGTCGTGCCCGCGATGAACGAAGCGGAGAACCTCCCGCACGTCTTCGCCACCCTGCCGCAGTGGATCGACGAGATCGTGCTCGTCGACGGCAACTCGGTGGACGACACCGTCGCCGTGGCCAAGCGGCTGCGGCCCAACGTACGGATCGTCACCCAGCGCGGCAAGGGCAAGGGCGACGCGCTGTCCGCCGGCTTCGCCGCGTGCACCGGCGACATCATCGTGATGATCGACGCCGACGGGTCCACCGACGGCCGCGAGATCATCCAGTTCGTGGGCGCCCTGGTCACCGGGGCGGACTTCGTCAAGGGGTCCCGCTACGCCGCCGGCGGGGGCAGCGACGACCTGACCTTCAGCCGCCGGGCCGGCAACAAAGTCCTCACCACCCTGGTGAACATGATCTACGGCACCCGCTACAGCGACCTGTGCTACGGCTACAACGCCTTCTGGTCACGGCACCTGGAGGCGCTTGACCTCGACTGCGAAGGTTTCGAAGTCGAGACGCTGATGAACATCCGCGCCGCCAAGGCCGGGCTCCGCGTTCACGAGGTGCCCAGCCACGAACGGTGCCGGATTCACGGCGAGAGCAACCTGCACGTGGTCCGCGACGGCCTGCGCGTGCTGCGGACCATCATCCGCGAGTGGCACCAGCAGCCGGCCGCACCGGCACCCGAGCCCGCGGCCACTCCGGCGGCGGACCAGGGCGCGGCATAG
- a CDS encoding glycosyltransferase family 2 protein has protein sequence MKSSVVICVYTEERWEDIRAAVESVENQRRRPYEIILVVDYNTDLHLRLKQEYPGVLVVENTNEKGLSGGKNTGAATASGDIVAYLDDDAVAEPGWLEALEEGFQDPTIVGVGGQTRPLWATGRRPRWFPHEFDWTVGCTYRGMPTVRAPIRNVMGGNAAFRREAVGAVGGFHTGIGRSVQGRKSRPLGCEETEFCIRLSQSRPGAVMLFEPDAVIGHKVSVQRAGFAYFRSRCYAEGLSKALVASSVGTDDGLSSERAYAMKALPLGVLRGVGEALRGDLPGLGRAAAIVVGLAWTTWGYAVGTARLKLGRS, from the coding sequence ATGAAGAGCAGTGTCGTCATATGCGTCTACACCGAGGAACGCTGGGAGGACATCCGGGCGGCCGTCGAATCGGTCGAGAACCAGCGGCGCAGGCCGTACGAGATCATTCTGGTCGTCGACTACAACACGGACCTGCACCTGAGGCTCAAGCAGGAGTATCCCGGCGTACTCGTGGTGGAGAACACGAACGAGAAGGGGCTGTCCGGCGGCAAGAACACCGGTGCGGCGACCGCCTCGGGCGACATCGTGGCCTACCTCGATGACGACGCGGTGGCCGAACCTGGCTGGCTGGAGGCTTTGGAGGAGGGTTTCCAGGACCCGACCATCGTGGGGGTGGGCGGGCAGACCAGGCCGCTGTGGGCCACGGGGCGCCGCCCCCGCTGGTTCCCGCACGAGTTCGACTGGACCGTGGGGTGCACCTATCGGGGCATGCCCACGGTCCGGGCTCCGATCCGCAACGTCATGGGCGGGAACGCGGCCTTCCGCAGGGAGGCCGTCGGCGCCGTCGGCGGTTTCCACACCGGGATCGGCCGCAGCGTCCAAGGACGTAAGAGCCGCCCGCTCGGCTGCGAGGAGACGGAGTTCTGTATCCGGCTCTCCCAGAGCCGGCCCGGCGCGGTGATGCTGTTCGAACCGGACGCGGTGATCGGGCACAAGGTCTCCGTGCAACGGGCGGGATTCGCCTACTTCAGGTCGCGGTGCTACGCCGAGGGCCTGTCCAAGGCCCTGGTCGCGTCGAGCGTCGGCACCGATGACGGGCTGTCGAGCGAGCGGGCCTACGCGATGAAGGCCCTGCCCCTGGGGGTGCTGCGCGGTGTCGGTGAGGCACTGCGCGGCGACCTCCCGGGGCTCGGCCGCGCCGCGGCCATCGTGGTCGGCCTGGCCTGGACCACCTGGGGTTACGCGGTCGGTACGGCGCGTCTGAAGTTGGGGCGATCATGA
- a CDS encoding polysaccharide deacetylase family protein, whose product MIRVPILMYHSVSDHPNDETRPLAVSPGRFADQLGVLRDRGFTPMTLSDLIAGMHRTAAMPDRPVAITFDDGYADFHSEALPVLERFGYPATVFVTSGWVQDSGPAEAGRRLAPMLTWSQVREAVSCGVEIGGHSHSHPQLDQLPGRELRNELRTNKAMLEDQIDRPVATMAYPYGYSSARVRREVRKAGYWTACAVANDTVREGDELLALPRLTVTEQTSMVKFGKAIDGQSLSMLYMKERALTKGYALVRRTRYGLRQISSKYAPGQVLGGD is encoded by the coding sequence ATGATTCGTGTTCCGATCCTGATGTACCACTCGGTGAGCGACCACCCGAACGACGAGACGCGCCCGCTCGCGGTCTCGCCGGGACGGTTCGCCGACCAGCTGGGCGTGCTCCGCGATCGGGGCTTCACTCCGATGACGCTGTCCGACCTGATCGCGGGGATGCACAGGACCGCGGCGATGCCCGACCGGCCCGTGGCCATCACCTTCGACGACGGATACGCCGACTTCCACAGCGAGGCGCTGCCCGTCCTTGAGCGGTTCGGCTATCCGGCGACGGTCTTCGTGACCAGTGGCTGGGTCCAGGACTCCGGCCCGGCGGAGGCCGGACGGCGGCTGGCGCCCATGCTGACCTGGAGCCAGGTGCGCGAGGCGGTCTCCTGCGGTGTGGAGATCGGCGGTCACAGCCACAGCCATCCGCAGCTCGACCAGCTGCCGGGCAGGGAGCTCCGTAACGAGCTGCGCACGAACAAGGCCATGCTCGAAGATCAGATCGACCGTCCGGTGGCCACCATGGCCTACCCCTACGGCTACTCCAGCGCGCGGGTCCGCCGGGAGGTGCGCAAGGCGGGCTACTGGACCGCGTGCGCGGTGGCCAACGACACCGTGCGCGAGGGCGACGAGCTGCTCGCCCTGCCTCGCCTGACGGTCACCGAGCAGACCTCGATGGTCAAGTTCGGCAAGGCCATCGACGGGCAAAGTCTCTCTATGCTCTACATGAAGGAACGTGCCCTCACCAAGGGATACGCGCTGGTGCGGCGGACCCGTTACGGGCTGCGGCAGATCTCTTCGAAGTATGCGCCGGGGCAGGTATTGGGCGGTGACTGA
- a CDS encoding lipopolysaccharide biosynthesis protein has product MTDTDLHGGRAGRRRGTLHTLWGRLPRDLNDPLLRNAYSLIVNAGAAGALGLAYWTIAVRTYSESDYGRASALIAAMRLLAGMTAFGFVGALTRFLPEGGRATGRLVGYTYLVGGGAASVATVIFLFTLDMWGPNYSGLNGLGMAGWFLLSVFLWCVFTVQDVVLTALGKATWVPLIGIAVGLSKIVLLVVLAPAFPGAGIFLAWTIPVAVTVIPISIAIFGRLAPLAAMRNAHQAPPRFRRIGRFLAGDFPGTLFILASVYLMPVLVFAGVDARTAGYYAAAVTLVGVFDMLALNMAISLTIEGSGDPSLLAGKCMLALRRTMMLLVPVVLVTALAAPLILRLGWGASFSEHGASVLRLLALASIPHAVIEIYLGVLRARSRVRTLLALQALLCVLVVGLSFTLFQFYGITGVGMGTFTAQVIVAAVVAPGLVKVLRGARATSADLSPDETPTLVMMIVDAQPTLASAPVRKPPAEAAAPARPRAPWLAQARRWLPPLITAEGLLVVALGSAASGPSAFLSATVPALGGVGLVVVAFAAELAMARRKVVLWAQLVTVTLCLHGLEALSGSAGSLAGKVAQIMATGKAPGGEWLLALPAFFARVMGIADPTPVLVWAPVLFAVAALAPALLAARAVHRDERFHWPSAMLVTVGLWIAPAERIQTSLLCLLGLCALALTLVLARKGRRRSETTVAADDRTLRTAA; this is encoded by the coding sequence GTGACTGACACGGACCTCCACGGGGGGAGGGCGGGCCGGCGACGGGGGACGCTGCACACCCTGTGGGGTCGTCTCCCCAGGGATCTGAACGACCCCCTGTTGCGCAACGCCTACTCGCTGATCGTCAACGCGGGGGCCGCCGGGGCACTAGGCCTGGCCTACTGGACGATCGCGGTGCGGACCTACAGCGAGAGCGACTACGGCCGCGCCTCCGCGTTGATCGCCGCGATGCGCCTGCTCGCGGGGATGACCGCGTTCGGGTTCGTCGGCGCGCTGACCCGTTTCCTCCCCGAGGGAGGCAGGGCGACGGGACGCCTGGTCGGCTACACCTATCTGGTGGGCGGTGGCGCGGCGTCCGTCGCCACCGTGATCTTCCTGTTCACGCTGGACATGTGGGGCCCCAACTACAGCGGGCTGAACGGGCTCGGCATGGCCGGCTGGTTCCTGCTGTCGGTCTTCCTGTGGTGCGTGTTCACGGTCCAGGACGTGGTGCTGACCGCACTGGGCAAGGCCACCTGGGTGCCTCTCATCGGGATAGCCGTCGGCCTGTCGAAGATCGTGCTGCTGGTCGTGCTGGCCCCGGCCTTCCCCGGCGCGGGGATCTTCCTGGCCTGGACGATCCCGGTGGCCGTCACGGTCATCCCGATCAGCATTGCGATCTTCGGCAGGCTGGCCCCCCTGGCCGCCATGCGCAACGCCCACCAAGCCCCGCCCCGGTTCCGCCGGATAGGCCGTTTCCTCGCCGGGGACTTCCCCGGCACGCTGTTCATCCTGGCCAGTGTCTATCTCATGCCGGTGCTGGTGTTCGCGGGTGTGGACGCGCGGACGGCGGGATATTACGCCGCGGCGGTCACCCTGGTCGGTGTCTTCGACATGCTCGCGCTCAACATGGCCATCTCGCTGACCATCGAGGGGTCGGGAGATCCGTCGCTGCTCGCGGGTAAGTGCATGCTGGCGCTCCGGCGGACCATGATGCTCCTGGTCCCGGTGGTGCTGGTGACCGCGCTGGCCGCGCCGCTCATCCTGCGGCTCGGCTGGGGTGCGTCGTTCTCCGAGCACGGTGCGAGCGTGCTGCGGCTGCTCGCCCTGGCCTCCATCCCCCACGCGGTCATCGAGATCTACCTGGGGGTGCTCCGCGCCCGCAGCCGGGTGCGGACGCTGCTCGCGCTCCAGGCGCTGCTGTGCGTTCTGGTCGTGGGCCTGTCGTTCACCCTCTTCCAGTTCTACGGCATCACCGGCGTGGGCATGGGGACGTTCACGGCCCAGGTGATCGTGGCGGCCGTCGTCGCGCCGGGCCTGGTGAAGGTGCTGCGAGGCGCACGGGCGACAAGCGCCGACCTCTCCCCGGACGAGACCCCGACGCTGGTAATGATGATCGTCGACGCGCAGCCCACCCTGGCCTCCGCCCCCGTCAGGAAGCCTCCGGCCGAGGCCGCGGCACCCGCGCGACCGCGCGCACCGTGGCTGGCACAGGCGAGGCGGTGGCTGCCCCCGCTGATCACCGCTGAGGGTCTGCTCGTCGTCGCGCTCGGCTCCGCGGCCTCGGGACCGTCCGCCTTCCTGTCGGCCACCGTGCCGGCCCTCGGCGGTGTCGGACTGGTGGTCGTGGCCTTCGCCGCGGAACTGGCCATGGCACGCAGGAAGGTGGTGCTGTGGGCGCAGCTCGTCACCGTGACCCTCTGCCTGCACGGCCTGGAGGCCCTGAGCGGCTCGGCCGGGAGCCTCGCCGGGAAGGTGGCGCAGATCATGGCCACCGGAAAGGCCCCCGGCGGTGAGTGGCTCCTCGCCCTGCCCGCCTTCTTCGCCCGTGTCATGGGGATCGCCGATCCCACCCCGGTGCTGGTGTGGGCTCCGGTCCTCTTCGCCGTGGCGGCGCTCGCCCCCGCGCTGCTGGCCGCCAGAGCCGTCCACCGCGACGAGCGGTTCCACTGGCCGTCGGCCATGCTGGTGACGGTCGGCCTCTGGATCGCACCCGCTGAGCGCATCCAGACGTCTCTGCTCTGCCTGCTCGGCCTCTGCGCTCTCGCCCTCACACTGGTACTGGCGCGCAAAGGGCGACGGCGCTCCGAGACGACGGTGGCGGCCGACGACCGGACGCTGAGAACCGCGGCCTAG